In Lolium rigidum isolate FL_2022 chromosome 7, APGP_CSIRO_Lrig_0.1, whole genome shotgun sequence, the DNA window GGGAAGAGCGCTGGAAACCCTAGGATTACACTCTGCTGCGGGTCTTCTTTTCTTCTGAACCTGCCCTGCGGGAGCTGAGGAAGGGAAACGTCGAGGAAATCGTAGACACATCTCTCGACCTGTGGCCTAACTAAAAAATGTCACGTCTCTCCTGATAGAGCCACGTTAGCCTGGACCTAATTCCACCGCAATAGATGGTAACACAATCACCGGAAGAGTCTCATTCCATATGAATAAATGGAGGGCCTTAGCCGGTAGCCGGTAAGTCTGCTCGCCCAAGAAAATGAAGTAGAAAATCTGCCGCAACAAAATTGGCCAAGTAAGAACACGCGTCAAGAAACGGTCACAGCAAAATGTATGAAATTAACGCTTCTACAGTGTCCAAGTCGCTAGGGAGACATAAAAGTGTTtagcttttatatagtgtataatatggacatatggtGACAACTGACAGCAGATCGTGCATTGCTCGAGTCCACACTGTAAACTTGAAGGACATCCTGGACGAACAAGATAACCATGTCCATGTCCTTGTCTGCACAGCACACGATGAACTTCTAGAACATGATGAGGAGATCTGAGCTAGTCATGGAGCTGAAGAAAATATTCGAACTGATGTCCATTCGGTTCCACCTTCTGCGATTCTGCCTCAGAAAATACTGGGCTCAACCCGGCCCGGGCGATTGACAGGCCTGCTAAGCCTCTAAACCTAGCACTACCACTACCAACCAGGTCACCGACCCCAACTCCGCACTCGACTGGCAGAAACGGCGACGAACCACCAGACGAACATCTTGCAGTTCGTCATCGCCCTCGCctacgccaccatcaccacctctTCCTCTACGACCACAAACGCCGCAGAAACAGTCTCGTCGTCGCCATACTTCCCACCCGAGCTGATCCCGTTGATCGTCAGCTACCTGACGACCCTCCATGGCTTCTTCGCCCTCAGGGCCGCCTGCCGTACCTACCGGGCTCTCCTCCCGCCGTCTCCGGCCAACCTCGCCTCCCAGTGCCCGTTACTCCTCGTCACCCACAAGGCCTCCGTATCGGAAGTGCTCTTCCACGCccccctccgccgcctcctccgcctccgcctcccctgCACGCGCCTAGATGGCCGCGACCCCTCCTACACCCGCTTCTACTCCTTTGGCTGGCGCGTCGCCATCGAAGACCGCAACGCCCACGGCAGGCACCGAGACCTACGCATCTGCCACCTCCTCACAGGCGAGCGAGCCCGCCTGCCTGCCCACCCAAATAAGTTCCAAGGAGTCATCTTTTCCGGCGACCTCGTCATCACCTTCGAGCTACGGAGCCACGCCCTCTACTACTGCCGCATTGGGGATGCTAAGTGGCGAGCCGCGTTTTGTGATGACGACTACAGGATTTACAGCTTGATGTTCGTGAAAGACACCCTCTATGCGCTGATCTATCCAAATTACCGCCTTGCCGTCATCGAGCTCCACAACAATTCGATGGAATTGTCGTTTTTGGGAGACAAATCGAGTGCACGGACAGTTCAGAAGAGTACGATGTCCTGGCTCGCAGAGTGCCGCGGCGAGCTGTTGCTTGTTGTCCCTGTGCAGTGCTCTCCACCGGTTTACCATGTTTTCTGTTGGCAATCCGAGGAGAGGAAATGGACAAGGACTACTAACCTTGGTGGATGTAGCTTGTTCTTTAATAGACATCAGTTTGCAGGTTGCCTTGGTCCAGATCATCCCGCAGTTAGAAGGGACTACATGTACTTCACTTGCTTATATGGGCAGTGGGGCAAGTATTCTTTGGTTGATGGATCTTGGCATGAACGTGTTGTCGACTACCCAGGGCTTGGGTCACCACTGGCTTGGGTCCTTCCAAGCATTGGCTGATGCTATGAGTACAATGGGTATCGGAACAGTCCACAAGTTCTTAAGGTACATTTGCTCCCTAATGACTTATTATTGTAATCACTGAGTGCTACATTTGTTGTTTGGTAATCAAGATATTCGAGTGACTCTTTAGCAGAATGTGTGTATAAACATATATGTGAATTGACATTGCTCAAACCTTCAAATATTTGATAATGATGCGCACAAGTCCCTGAAAATTAATCTTGGGGTATGATTTCTGCTAATTTCTCTTTGGCGCTACATCATGACAGCAACAACTAGTGGAGTGGAACTTTAGGTAATGAAATAATTAAATAAGACCATTGCTTTGTAATAGAACCCCATACATATTGCAGACTGATATTGCTATCTAATTAGCGTCCTTGTTGGGCTGGTTCAAAATGGCTTAGGTGGTCTCCGGCGCTTCCTTCGCTCCCGCAATGAGTGGGAGCTAGGATTTCTCTCATACAGCTGGTCTTGCGGGCTGGTATGGACAAAATTATCAATAGGAACCCAGATGCTTGCCCAAAAGGATGAGTATGCCTGTTCTCTTTGAAATGATGTGGTCTCTATCTACCTAGGATAGTTCTGGTATTTATCGTGATGAGGTGGGCGTTACCAGATTGCTTCAACGTGAAAAATATAATGATGGTGTAATAGATTGGACGACCCTGAAAGCAATGCCATGTGCAGAGGCTATTGGGCAAGTCGAGTGGTAATAGTACCTTAAGCCTGTCTTTAGGTTGCACAACTCGATTCTGGAAACAAGGCATGGAGTTCACATAAGGGGTTTAATGGTATGGAGGATTTCCAGTGGATGACTTTTATTCCTATAGGTCTTGAGTCCAATGTTAAGGTCCATAATTTAGCCAGTGATCGCTGTCTTGGACTATGGCCATTATGGTTGGTTAAGAGATGTTAAATCAGCAGAGGAAATGAATGTTCATATCACAACAATGTCGGTTGCATGTGCTATCCTTGGAGAAGGTCTGCCCAACCTTGGAGAAATTTCTAGGTCCGCCACTGGTCCGTTGGTATGTATATTGAGCTAGAAGATTGGAGAAGGTCTGCCCAAGCCCAACCATGGACAATGTCGGTTGTTATAAAACTTTCTACATTaattttctcaaaaataaatgttTTTTTAAGAAGGTCTGCCCAACCTTGGAGAAATTTCTAGGTTCGCGACTGGTCCGTTGGTATGTATATTGAGCTAGAAGATTGGTTTATACATGATATTACATTTGTATATTGTACTAAAATGGTAGGGTGAATTGAAGTTTATATTGCGAAATCTAATATGTGATCAGTACCCAAATTTAGCTTGAAATATATGTATCTACATCTCGACTTTCTTTTGTGTTTACTGATATAGTTCAAACACATAGATATACTTCCTCTGTCCCATGAAGGTTATCTaatatacattcaaattttgaaaaatctcgGAAAACcttcatgggatggagggagtacatgaaaCCAAACTTCATGTATTGACTTACTGTCTAACCTTAGACAATACATACTTGTTAGAATGTGTAGATTGGACAACGGAGATTGTTTCATGCGGTTAGTTTTATAATGATTAATCGCTATAAATATCAATACTTAAATGTATGACATATGTTAAGTAGGCGAATTGTGTAAACCTCTCAAGAAAATACGAATTAATTTTTCTACTGTTTCATGTTTATGAAATTTAGTCTGGTTACTGTTCAGGGGATATGATACTGATAAAGAAATATTGGGAGAATTAACATTAAAGTATCCATCTAAATTTTTTATTTCATAAAAGACCATCAATTTAACTACTTGTTTCCTCATTACCATTAGTATTGTTTTAGTTAGAAAGGTAAACTGCCTTCCAAAATCGTACCTCTTGGTTATTACCCTTCGCCAATGCACTAGCATTCAGTTCAAATGATGACATTGTGAAACATAAATTTTTCGTGTTCGAACTGATGTGTTAAGTGCAACACACTAGGGGTTAAGAGAACAAGGATTGATGGAGCGATTGAGGAAAAATTAGGCGTACTGTGTGACAAATTGGAAATcacccaaaccctagctagattGAATCCCTTGGGAATTAGAGCGAACTAATCTAAGCTATAAGCATTTCTTTCTTACAAAAAAAAACTTTTATATCCATATATGACTAGTAGCTCAAGAAACTAATAAATACAGCCAACCcaatatttgtatgtgcatttgTTGTATGGTTCTGTTTCTTGACTTGGTATTTGAATTCGTatttgatggtttgagaaatgtaTTTTTAATGTATTTTTCGATTTTGTAATGTGTTTTATTGACTATGGAGGTGCCAGATAGTCTAGATAGATTGTAAAAGATGCACCCAATAATTCCCCACATCCTAGAAGTAACACATGCCAAGAGCAAATGTTTACATGTTTCAACTTGATCACATAAAGAACATGCAGGATTTGCccggttttttttttgcatgttttcTCTAACCAGGATAGCATTTTGAGTCATTTGCCACATGAAAATTACTGATTGACTCATGTTCGTTACAAAACTGATAGCGAGGGTTTCCTGACCATTTACGTTTTATCAGGTTACCTTTTGTCGCAATTGAATTGTGCCATATGAGCCATAGCCAAATCTTGCTTTTGAGTGGAATTTCTGCTCTTCCAAAGGTGCTTGAAGGACCTATCTATACCATTACTACAAAGGTGGTTGTACCGTGACTTGACACTAAACTTGCCACTTTTTGTCCATTTCCAGAAGAGCTTATCTTGTTCATCATTTAGAGTGATTTGAATCAGCAACTGTAACAACCCATTCATGTGTTCAGCTAAATCAGGGGTCAACCATCTCCTAATTGTAAATCTCCAGCCCAAGCATGTTGATATTTTGCTCAATACAGACATTATAAATGTTTAGGAATTTATCTTTCAAAGGACATTGTCCACACCAAGAGTCACACCAGATGGTCATTGCACCATTACCAACCTCCATCCTTCTCCCACATAAATAAAGATTTTTTAACAGCAGGCCTGCTTTTGGAATAAAAGACATCAGCACCTCTCAAATATTTTCTTCTCATAAATTCCTGCAATAGTCCAGATCCACTACCCAATTTCCACCACCATTTACGCATCAAACTAATATTGAGTTTGTACAAATGTTTCAACCCTAGGCCACCCTTATTATTGGTTTGCAAATCCATTCCAATTGACAAAGTGATATTTTCTCCTATCTACACTTCTAGCCCAGAAGAAAGATCTTACTGGCTTATTCATTTCTTAAATATTGGTTTTGTGTAACAATCTTAAGGACATCTGGTAGACTGCAGTACTGGATAAACATGCATAAATCTTAATCATCCTTCCCCCAATATATATTGAGTTACCAATCCAGCCACTTATTTTTTTCCAGGTTTTTTCACCAAGGAAGCCCATCTCAGCCACAGAAGTCCTTCTGGCACTCACAGTTGTGCCAAGATATCAGATGGGCCACACCCCTTTCTGACAATTGAACAACTAACCAAAGCATTCTACTTTAAGATCATCCTCCATGATAAACATGCTTTTACTTTTTTCAAAGTTAATCTTCAAACCATACATAGACTCAAAGATATATATAGCAAGAGTTTTAGATTCCTTGCTTGTTCTGTATCATCTTGAATCAGCAAaatagtgtcatcagcatattgtaacaTAGCAACACCTTTATCAGTTAACTTGCTACCTAATCATGTAATGAGCCCATTCTGTTGTGCTAAGTAGATCATTTTAGCCAAACTATTAGCAGCCATATTGTAaaaaaaaggagcaaaaggatcttcCTGTCTCACACCTTTACAGCTAGCAAAATAGGGGCCAATCATATCATTTACTTTCACACTCACAAAACCTTTTAATACCACTTTTTTCAAAATGATTTTTCAAAACAACCCATGTTGTTTCCTGACTTTGCTTTCTCTAAAAACCTCTTGCAGCAACATAACTCAATTAGATATATAACTCCCTTTAATAAATATAGTTGGATAAGGAAGCAAGAGCTTTCTCATGACAGGCTTAGCTCTTACGGTAAGACCTTTGGTGAAAATTTTCATTAACACTTGAAGAAGACAAATGGGTCTCTATTTCCGAATTGTGTCAGCCTCATCACTTTTTGGATCAAAGTTATAATGCCGTAGTATATTTTGTCTAGATCAATCTTATGTTCAAAAAAATCATCAAAAACAAGCATCAAATCATTCTTAATAAAGTCCCAGCATTCCTGATAAAATTCTATAGGTATTCCACTAGGACCTACAACTTTATTCTTCTCCATCTGATCAATTGCATCTCTAACTTCCCCTTATGTGAATCTTTTGTCCATGGTGTTTATATCAGATTCATTAAATTTCTCTTCATCACCCAGACATCATTATTTAACCTCACACCAACATCAATGGCACGCCCAAACATCATTTTATAAAAAACCAGTGGCATGAGATAACAAATTGGCATCACCCTGAATGACATTATCCCCAGTTTCAGAGAGAAAATAGTTCTTTTCCTCTTGCAGCCATTGGAGGATCTATGGAAAAAAGGCAGTATTATTGTCACCTTGCAAAATCCACTTTTGTCTTGATCTTTGTTGCCAAAAACTTTCCTCATTGTCCATAATTTTGAGCAGCTCCTGTTGAATTTGATTTTTCCTCCTgattttttctgtagacaaagtagCAATATCTTCCATTTCTCAGGCTCCTCTAACTCAAGAGAATTTTTTCTTTTGATATCATTCCCCCTCAAATTAGCCCCACAACCTTTAAGGGCATTCTTGATATTTTAAATTTTTCCTGGATTTTCTCCAAACTACTGCAAGCAAAAACATGTTGGTGCTTGATTTTATTTACTCTACTGAAGAAGCCATCTTCTTTAAGCCATCTTTTCTAAAATTTGAATTAcatgttcttcttttcttttgtttccaTAGTTACAAGAATAAGTGGATTATGATTAGATATTTCTCTAGCAAGCTTGTGCGATGTGGTGATAGGAAAAAGGTCATCCCGGGAATCGATCATCAAAAATTTCTATCCATTTTCTCCGAAGTGGGGTCTTTTGATTGTTTGCCCAAGTATACTACCCTCTAAATGAGTGGATATCCCTCAGTGCATATTTATATATGATTGAATTGAAAAGATCAGACCATTTGGTACCTCTCATAACTTTGTTCTACTCAAAAGAAAATAtcagcaaattaaaatccccgcTAATCAGGAGgggaatggattggtcgctccaaACATTCCCAAGCTCAATCAAAATATCTTCTTTATCTCCATCCTATGCAGCTCCATAAACTATGACCAGACACCACTTCAAACAGAGTTTTAAGTTCATGAGAGTCATCTTTATATAAAATCTTCCCAAAGAGGTGTCACAAATGGAAAATCTGGATAGGCTAAAACCACCCAGAATTCCACCACTTCTCCCAACAGAACTAATCCATTTCCAATCAAAATTGTCCATGGGATCAATTTTCCTGAAACAAAAGTAGTTGAATAGTTTCCTTGAGTCCAATAAAATCCAACTCCTCATCTGTCAACAAGTCTGACAAGAATATGATCATGTCTTTCTTCCCAACGCCCCTGCAATTCATAGAAGCATCTATCATATATACTTTGGGTTCATTTTCCTTCTCCTAGTTCCATCCACAATGCCACACAAAGGGTGGTCATTCAAGGCTTTCACAGAGGCAACACTTGATTTGGATTGTGCTCCTCACGAGGCAACACCTGATTTTGCTAGTGATCATCTCAACTGAATTTGACAAGCAGACCTTTGTTCCTTTCTTCTTATTCTAGAAACCACTGGAGAAaatccctcctcctcctgattcTCACCAAATCTTAGCAAATGGAACATCTTTTCACCCGCCTGCTTACCGATCATAGGATTTTCTTGTACATCTCTTATAGCATGTCTAGccacttcgagatctttcaagtaattgatttTTTCAAGAAAAAAATAGGTAGAACTAGCACCCATGTCTAAAGCTCTAGCATGAATATCATCAACATCTAATAAAGCAAAAGAGTGGGGAGTAGTAAGATTAGTAACTGTCATATCCCTAACATCCTAACATCCAGAAGGGCACTTACTCTCGTATCCATCCTTGCGGCATGAAGATTTTGATTAGCCAGCCTAGAACTCATTCTAGGAACTTGTAGGAGTTGTTCTTCCACAGTGTTAGATGCACTTTGGCACCTATTGTTATTATGAGGATCACTCTCTTCTTGGGGATTATCAAGTTGTGATAGTGGTTCCACTTGTGTGCAATCTAAATCTGGTTGAGAGCCATCCACTGGAATCACAACCGTTGTGAGTTCATGTTCCAGAGAAGGTGCATCAAGCGTAAGAATGTCTTGACCTAGGTTGATATAAGGAACATCGGAAGTTTGGCTGGAGCCACCGTCAGAATCGATGTTGCCATGGTCAACTCTCTCATCAGATTGGCCATCTTCCTCATTTGCATTTTCCACAATGTGATCAAGCACATGACTATATGCCTTCTTAATAATGAAGGATTTATAACTATTTGATCTAGCAAGTGTATTCAGGGACCGGTTAAAAGAAGGGTCATCTGTTTTACTGCAATGTTCATCTGCATTATATGAACTTCCTTTAAAGCAGAAGGAGCAACAACATAGAGAACATAAgaagatctagaagcaccatcatTGAAATGACACAAAGAATCATCAGAGCTTTCACCTTCAAACAACTTCCGTTTACCAAATTCTTTGCAACCAAAAGCCATCATGGGAGGAGCAACATGTCTGTGAGATCTAGATACCACATTATTTGACAGTTTGGGAGGAGCAGATTGTCAGCCAGTTTCAGATtcattcataccagttcttcgacGTTTCAGAGTACCTTGATTGCCTTCACCATCTTGATTTGCATTAACAACACTGATTTTCCTGGGTTGGGGGTAGGTTACACTACAACAgaacagagctttggtaacacacCGATGTAACACATACTAAAATATGTTACAAGTAAAATTATAGTAACACATCATTTGTGTGCTAATGACCGACAGTAACACAAAGTATATAAGGCCCAAAATTGTGTTACAGAGATAACAAGTCAGTAACATATAATTATGTGTTCGAGACAATGTGTTACAAGTATATTGACCTGTAACATATAAATATGTGTTGCCCGGAATGTGTTACATACTTTCGTACGAGTAACACATACTCATGTGCTTGTCCATAGTGTTTACAAGTTCTATTATACCAAGAAATAGAAAAACCAAAATAAATTGAATGTCTATATCACCATTACCTTACACATGGGgcccacttgtcaccattacagttTTCTTTTGGTAAATACCAAACTATTTtgaaagagtaccaacaccatatCAACAAAATTTGGCGCAATttacgaccatacatgacaaatcCAAACACAATTTAAACTGATCATATAAAATTTAGTAATTGCCGCCAATACTCATGGAGCATAAGACCAACAACACCCACGAGCATAACAGTTGAATTGCGGGAGATATATGACTTTCTTGCAGCTGTGGAGTATAAACTCCAAGACTAGGGACCAAGCTGGAATTTGCTGGATGATCAACCAATTGCGGGAGATATATGTCTCGATAAGATGGAACCCATGATGTTTTGCTGGAGATCTTCGGGAGGCGAGCTTTGGAGCGATCTGAGGGATGCTTGCTTCCAGCTGCGCTTTGCCTGGCTTCatagtcctttttctttttctaccgCCTGTTGATGTTAGCtggacttcgtatgttcttcccttttggctaagctgtatgccgcagcgttTGTAATCGTATTGGTGGTTGTGAACTCTccaggctttattaatttaaagtcgggcatatATATACCTTTTATCTATAAAAAAAATAGTTGAATTGTACAGTAGTACAACTACTGACGAGTGTTCTACTAAcgtgcaacaacaacaatcacgcCAGTACAATACAAGTATCATCCATGTTCTTTTCCCTCAGCCGCTGCCGTCGACGCCCCTCACCACCCCACCGCCTCCCACCCTCcgaagccccgctcaccgacgaaactacaccaagaccaacaagcccTCCTCGTAGGCCAAGGGCACGAGCTCGGGCCAAAACCATGcatgataaggtgaattcactcctttATACGCTTGACCTTGACACAACCTTgaacggattgctacctcatgcccatATCTTTATGTCATTAGGTATCAACCTCGTCAAGGGCCGGAGAGGAGTAAATTCAATGGTACAAGGAGCTaaggaagggaagaggagcctTCACCAaggtgcaaggaagaagaaggaagagagaacaaggaagaaggaaggaagaggaagaagaggcgagaggaggaaggaagaggaagaagaggcgcagTGGTCAGCGGCGGGCACAGTGGTAAGCTACGACATTGATGGTGAAACGTTGCTGCCGGTCGACCTTCTGCCGTCAGGTCGAGGCGGACGGGTCGGTCCGTCTGGGTCACCTCGCTCGAGCGTGCGCAGCCTTATCGCCTATCCGGGTTGTCCATATTTTGGGGAGGAAATCATTGATACTTATGCAATGTGTGATTTCCTCAACTTTTCCAAGTGCCCATTTTAGACGTCACCCCTCCTCCggcctctttttgtgttttaattcTCAAGTCTTCTCTAAGAAAAGGGATGCTGAcgtattttctttattttatatAGGGTGACTATTCAGCTAGATCTAAGGTTCTTTGAAAAAGTCCTTCAATGGTTATTTTGGTTGGCAGAAAAAACGAGTGGAGGGAAAATTTTAATCATTCCCGCTAATAATATAATTTCCCCTCCATTGAAAGCTCCTATATATTTACCATCTAATCAATCTCTTCTCCAAATCAATCACCCCCCAAAAAAACTCATCTACGCACAGTCGCACACCACTCCGCCGCCCTcccacaccgtcgccgccccGGCCCCCACTGCCAACCACCGCGCCGCCCTCCCAGCGGAAAGGCCCGGCCACCCTCCTAGCACTCCCGTCCGGTATCCTCACCTTCACCTCGTCGTATCCGCCTGCAACCCCTCGTATGACCTCAGTTCCATCTCTCGTCCCTTCTATATGCGCGTGTGCTGCCTCTAGAGTATGGATCGCAGATCTATTTCAGATTGCAGCAATCTTGTTTTTGTTCTGGATTGCTAGTAGATGATGATCCATCCTCAATATTTTGAATAGTCGTGATTTGATCTTTATAGATAGTTTTAGATATTAAAGCTAGCATGTGCAGGGCAGAGTCGGACAGATTGATCCAGAAACCAGAATCTA includes these proteins:
- the LOC124672356 gene encoding uncharacterized protein LOC124672356, coding for MAKGLGGGDGNEETATNHQTNILQFVIALAYATITTSSSTTTNAAETVSSSPYFPPELIPLIVSYLTTLHGFFALRAACRTYRALLPPSPANLASQCPLLLVTHKASVSEVLFHAPLRRLLRLRLPCTRLDGRDPSYTRFYSFGWRVAIEDRNAHGRHRDLRICHLLTGERARLPAHPNKFQGVIFSGDLVITFELRSHALYYCRIGDAKWRAAFCDDDYRIYSLMFVKDTLYALIYPNYRLAVIELHNNSMELSFLGDKSSARTVQKSTMSWLAECRGELLLVVPVQCSPPVYHVFCWQSEERKWTRTTNLGGCSLFFNRHQFAGCLGPDHPAVRRDYMYFTCLYGQWGKYSLVDGSWHERVVDYPGLGSPLAWVLPSIG